The genomic stretch CGGTGCCGTGATGCATCGAGCGCGCACGTGACCGCCCGAGGGCGTGTCCCGGCCGGCGCGAGCCGTCCGTGCCCACCCCCGACGTTCATGAAGGAGACCCAACCGTGAGCCAGCACCTGCTCGACGCCGAGGCCGAGTTCGAGCGCCTGTGGCAGGTCTACCAGCAGCAGGGCATGGTCAAGCGAGCCGGGTTGGGCGGGCGTCCGGCGGTCCTGTCGGTCGATCTCGTGCGCGGGTTCACCGACCCCTCCGCGCCGATGGGCCTGCACGCGTTCGGGGACGTCGTCGCCCCGTCGCGGACCGTCCTGGACGCTGCGCGCCGCGCGGGAGCACCCGTGGTCCTCGTCGGGTCCGGCTACGACGCCGAGTTCCGCGAAGCCGGAAGCTGGGAGCGGAAGGTCACCCACGCCGGGCTGGTGCACGGCAGCGAGTGGGTCGAGTTCGACGAGGGCCTCGGCCAGATCCCCAGCGACCACGTCGTCGTCAAGCGCTACGCGTCGGGCTTCTTCGGCACGGATCTCGTCAGCCGGCTCGTCAGCCAGGGGGTCGACACCGTGCTGGTCACCGGCGCGGCCACCAGCGGGTGCGTTCGCGCGACGGCGGTCGATGCCCTGCAGCACGGCTTTCGCGTCGCCGTCGTGCAGGACGCCGTCGCGGACCGCGAACGTCTCCCCCATCTCGCGTCGCTGTTCGACCTCGGCACGAAGTACGCGGACCTGGTCACCGTCGAGGAGGCGGTCGCCCATCTCTCGGCGGTCGGGGCGGCCGCCCCGCACTAACCGGCCGGGGGTGCCGGCGAGCCGAGCGCGACCGCCTCATCGCAGACCCGGCCGTCGTCGCAGACGATCGTGAGTCGGACGGTCGCCGGGTCGTGGTCCGCCCGCATCCGCAGCAGCGCGCACACGACCTAACCACGCCCCCACACGCGGTCGGCGACCTCCACGACGACCTCGAGCTTGCGCCATTGGCTCTCCTCGGCGAGCTCGTTGCCCTCCCACGTCGACGCGAACCCGCACTGCGGAGAGATCGCCAGCTGCTCGACGGGCACGTAGCGCGCCGCCTCCTCGAGGCGGCGCTGGACGTCGTCGGCCGACTCGACCGTCGTCGACTTCGAGCTCACCACGCCCATCACCACGATCGGCCCGCCGGCGGGGACGTGGCGCAGCGTGTCGAAGTCGCCCTCGCGCGCGGTGTCGTCCCACTCGACGAGCAGCCGGTCGTAGCGCAGGTCGCCGAAGAGCTGCTCGGCGATCGGCTCCAGCGAGCCCTCCGTCATCCACATGGACCGGTAGTTGCCGCGGCAGACGTGCAGCGCGGTGGTCACGTCGGCGGGCAGGTCGGCGATGACCGCGTTGTCGACGGCGATGAGCTCGTCCATGAGCTCCCCGAGCGCGAGGCCCTCGGTGCCGGGCAGGTGGTCGCGCCACTTCGGGTCGATCGCCATGACGTACGCGGGCCAGTCCATCTGCACGTGGCGCACGCCGGCCGCGACGACCTCGGCGAGCAGCTCGCGCTGGATCGCGACGACCTCCTCGACGAACTCGCGCTGGCTGGAGTACGCGCCCTTGGCGAGGTCGACCGGCTCGCAGTACCAGTACGACGGCGCCGGGAACGTGACCTTCAGCGGGTGGTCGGTGAGCGTGCGCACGAAGCGCGCCTCGTCGAGCGCGGGGTTGGCGACCTTGCTGACGCGCTGCGCGCCGACGAGCGGCCCGCTCGGAGGGACCATCTCCTCGCCCTGCTCGTTGGTGAACGCGAACTCCACGTCTGAGTCCTCGAAGCCGCCGAGCGCGTCGACCAGCGAGTGGGTGAACGACGCGCGGCGCATCTCGCCGTCGGTGATGACGTCGAGCCCGATGTCGATCTGCCGGCGCACCACGTCGGCCACCGCCGTATCGGCCCGGCGCTCGAGCTCGGCCAGGCGCTCCAGGCCGGCCGCGTCGAGCAGCCGCGGCGACGGCGTCTTGTGCCCCGCGTAGACCTGCGGGAACATCGCGCGCAGCGCCGGCGGCCGCAGGAGGCTGCCGACCGTCTCGGCGCGGGGAACCGTCCGGGAGGCGCTCACCGCGGCCACACCCGGTCGGCCACCTCGACGACGAGCTCGAGCTTGCGCCACATGACCTCGCGGGCGTTCTCGTTGCCCTCGAAGAACGACGAGAATCCGCACTGCGGCGAGATCGCCAGCTGCTCGACGGGCAGGAAGCGCTGCGCCTCGTCCAGCTTGCGCAGCAGCTCGTCGGCGGTCTCGAGGCGCGACGACTGCGTCGAGACGAGCCCCATGACGACGACCTTGCCCTTCGGCACGAAGCGGATCGCGTCGAACCCGCCGGTGTGCGCCTCATCGTTCCACTCCATGAGGAAGCGGTCGTGCGGCAGCTCGTTGAACACGCGCTCGGCCACCGGGTCCAGCGCGCCGGTGACGATCGACTCCGACTTGAAGTTGCCGCGGCACATGTGGATGGCCGTCGTCACGTCGTCGGGGAGGCCGTCGAGCACCGCGGCGTCCGAGCGCAGTGCGTGGGCGAACGCCTTGTCCGATTCGCTGGAGACCATCTGCCCGGCGTTCGGGTCCACGAGCGTCGTGTAGATCGGATAGTCGAACTGGACGTAGTCCGCGCCGGCGGCGACCGTCTCGCGGACCATCTCGCGCTCGACGGCCACGACGTCGGCGATGAAGGCATACGCGTCGGGATAGACGTCTTCGGACCGTGCGTGGCCCTCCATGTGGTAGATCGACGGCGCCGGGATCGAGGCCTTCACCGGATGGTCGGTGAGCGTGCGCAGGTACTCCAGCTCGTCGGCCAGCGGGTTGCCCGTCTTCGTGATGCGGTCTGCGACGAACGGCTCCATCGCGAAGATCGGATCGTCGTCGGCGGGAAGCGACTCGAGCCCCTTGACGCCGTCGTAGAGCGAGTTCAGGAAGTAGCCGCGGCGCATCTCGCCGTCGCCGACCACGTCGAGGCCGATCTCGAGCTGGCGAGCGACCGCCTCCCGCGTCGCCTCCGCCGCCGCCGCGCGCAGCGCGTGCAGGCGCTCGTCGCGCTCCGGCGGCACGAGCGTCTCCTGGGCGCTGATGCCGTCGTAGACCTCGCGGAAGAGCTCCATCAGCCGCGGGGGCTTGAGCAGGCTGCCGACCATCTCGGCGCGCGGGACCTCGCGCGTCGTCCGGGCGGCCGTAAGGGGCGCCGTCGTCATGTGCCCATCATACGGACGCCTAATGTCGATATGCGGATTTCGGTAGCGTCCCTCGCACGCAACGCGAGGGAGGTCGGGATGTCTGACGTTGTGGAGAAGATGGCGGCGCATTTCGCACCGCCGGACCTGCGGGATCGGGTCGCCGCCGTGCTCGAGAAGGCGGGCAGGACGCCGCCGGACGCCACGGTCGAGGACCTGGCGGGCCTGGTCCAGTGGCAGGAGGAGACGATCGAGGGCCTCGACATCTTCCCGCTCGTCGGCGAGCAGACGCTCGCCATGGCCGAGAACAGCGTCAAGGACATGCAGGCCGGTTCGGTCGGGATCTTCGAGGCGGTGCTGTGCAGGCCGTGAGACGCCGGAAGCCGCCGCGACGGGCCCGCCGCAGCGGCGGCTTGTATCGCGGCCGCGGCCCGGCGCCCGAGCATGAGCCCGAGCGCCGGGAGAATAGGAGCGGGTCAGTCGATCAACCGGGGCGCTCGGCGCCCCACTCCGGCTTGAACTGCGACACCGTCGCCTTCGTGACCAACGACGGCGTGTCGATCTCGAGGGCGTTGACGGACTGAGGGTCGACCTTCTCGCCGTTGACCGCCTGGACCACCATCCGGCCGGCCGCCTCGCCGTGCTGCAGCGGCCAGTTGGCGACGGTTCCGAACATCGTCCCGTCGGCGATCGCCTTCGCGCCCAGGCGGCTGCCGCCGCTGCCGATCAGCTTGACCCGGCCGAGCTTGCCCGCCTGCTTGAGCGCCGGCACCACCGCGAGCGCCTGCGAGTCGGCCGCCGACACGAACACCTGCGCGTCCGGATGCGCGCTCAGCGCATCGGGGAAGGCCTTGGCGATCATGCTCGGGTCGTACTGGCCGACTACCGTCTGAACGACGTCGGCGCCGGGGACGTCCTTCTTCACGGTATCGATGACCTGGTTGGTGACCGGGTCGTCGGGCGTGGCCACCTCGCCGATGATCTTGCAGGGGTCCTGCCCCTTGCAGGCTTCGGCCGTGAGCCCCGCGATCTTCTTCGCGTTCTGCGAGGTCGGGAAGCCGACGACGCCGACGACGCCCTCGACCTGCGGGTCCATCCGCTCGGTCGACGTGCCGACCTGGATCTCGATGGTCACGACCGGGATCCCGGCCGCTTGGGCGGCCTTCACACACGGCACGCCGGTGGGGGCGGTGACCGGCGCGATCACGATGCCGTTGTAGCGACCGCTGGAGATCGCGTCCTGGCACTGCTGCGTCATCTTCTGCGGGTCGAAGTTCGCGTTGAACACCGTCACGCTGCCGCCGTCCGGCTCGACGGCCTTCTTGACGCCGTCGACCTCGACCGACACGTAGTCGTTCATGGCGTACGTCACGTACGCCACCTTCGCCGGCTTGCCG from Capillimicrobium parvum encodes the following:
- a CDS encoding isochorismatase family protein, with the translated sequence MSQHLLDAEAEFERLWQVYQQQGMVKRAGLGGRPAVLSVDLVRGFTDPSAPMGLHAFGDVVAPSRTVLDAARRAGAPVVLVGSGYDAEFREAGSWERKVTHAGLVHGSEWVEFDEGLGQIPSDHVVVKRYASGFFGTDLVSRLVSQGVDTVLVTGAATSGCVRATAVDALQHGFRVAVVQDAVADRERLPHLASLFDLGTKYADLVTVEEAVAHLSAVGAAAPH
- a CDS encoding cobalamin-independent methionine synthase II family protein yields the protein MSASRTVPRAETVGSLLRPPALRAMFPQVYAGHKTPSPRLLDAAGLERLAELERRADTAVADVVRRQIDIGLDVITDGEMRRASFTHSLVDALGGFEDSDVEFAFTNEQGEEMVPPSGPLVGAQRVSKVANPALDEARFVRTLTDHPLKVTFPAPSYWYCEPVDLAKGAYSSQREFVEEVVAIQRELLAEVVAAGVRHVQMDWPAYVMAIDPKWRDHLPGTEGLALGELMDELIAVDNAVIADLPADVTTALHVCRGNYRSMWMTEGSLEPIAEQLFGDLRYDRLLVEWDDTAREGDFDTLRHVPAGGPIVVMGVVSSKSTTVESADDVQRRLEEAARYVPVEQLAISPQCGFASTWEGNELAEESQWRKLEVVVEVADRVWGRG
- a CDS encoding uroporphyrinogen decarboxylase/cobalamine-independent methonine synthase family protein, with amino-acid sequence MTTAPLTAARTTREVPRAEMVGSLLKPPRLMELFREVYDGISAQETLVPPERDERLHALRAAAAEATREAVARQLEIGLDVVGDGEMRRGYFLNSLYDGVKGLESLPADDDPIFAMEPFVADRITKTGNPLADELEYLRTLTDHPVKASIPAPSIYHMEGHARSEDVYPDAYAFIADVVAVEREMVRETVAAGADYVQFDYPIYTTLVDPNAGQMVSSESDKAFAHALRSDAAVLDGLPDDVTTAIHMCRGNFKSESIVTGALDPVAERVFNELPHDRFLMEWNDEAHTGGFDAIRFVPKGKVVVMGLVSTQSSRLETADELLRKLDEAQRFLPVEQLAISPQCGFSSFFEGNENAREVMWRKLELVVEVADRVWPR
- a CDS encoding sugar ABC transporter substrate-binding protein; the protein is MSDIRTPSGGRPDREARRGEAMRSSRVLALGAMLGAVALTAAGCGSSGGDSSTSAATGSGTAASTGASTTVSSGGKPAKVAYVTYAMNDYVSVEVDGVKKAVEPDGGSVTVFNANFDPQKMTQQCQDAISSGRYNGIVIAPVTAPTGVPCVKAAQAAGIPVVTIEIQVGTSTERMDPQVEGVVGVVGFPTSQNAKKIAGLTAEACKGQDPCKIIGEVATPDDPVTNQVIDTVKKDVPGADVVQTVVGQYDPSMIAKAFPDALSAHPDAQVFVSAADSQALAVVPALKQAGKLGRVKLIGSGGSRLGAKAIADGTMFGTVANWPLQHGEAAGRMVVQAVNGEKVDPQSVNALEIDTPSLVTKATVSQFKPEWGAERPG